One genomic window of Pseudopipra pipra isolate bDixPip1 chromosome 17, bDixPip1.hap1, whole genome shotgun sequence includes the following:
- the SAMD10 gene encoding sterile alpha motif domain-containing protein 10 isoform X4 — protein sequence MSCGRPKDMEAAAAATAHFSFCRSLLEHTVSAENLSYRLQRNPGSSLTWHDGRSQRPDGGRTVKLLRQPGTEGSQGRGCDHYGIYHTSPTLGSLVKPVVLWTQQDVCKWLKKHCPHNYLIYVEAFSHHAITGRALLRLNGEKLQRMGIALEAQRQEVLQQVLQLQVREEVRNLQLLSQASFGNVS from the exons ATGAGCTGCGGCCGGCCCAAGGACATGGAAG ccgctgccgccgccaccgcccACTTCAGCTTCTGCCGCAGCCTCCTGGAGCACACGGTGTCGGCCGAAAACCTCAGCTACCGCCTGCAGCGGAACCCGGGCAGCAGCCTCACCTGGCACGACGGCCGGAGCCAGCGCCCCGACGGCGGCCGCACCGTCAAACTCCTGCGCCAGCCGGGCACCGAGGGCTCGCAG GGCCGTGGCTGTGACCACTATGGCATCTACCACACCAGCCCCACGCTGGGCAGCCTGGTCAAGCCGGTGGTGCTCTGGACCCAGCAGGATGTGTGCAAATGGCTGAAGAAACACTGCCCACACAACTATCTCATCTACGTCGAGGCTTTCTCCCACCACGCCATCACAG GCCGGGCGCTGCTGCGGCTGAACGGGGAGAAGCTGCAGCGCATGGGGATCGCGCTGGAGGCGCAGCGGCAGGAGGTCCTGCAGCaggtcctgcagctccaggtgcGCGAGGAGGTCCGGaacctgcagctgctcagccaaG CTTCTTTTGGAAATGTCTCCTAG
- the SAMD10 gene encoding sterile alpha motif domain-containing protein 10 isoform X2, producing the protein MSCGRPKDMEAAAAATAHFSFCRSLLEHTVSAENLSYRLQRNPGSSLTWHDGRSQRPDGGRTVKLLRQPGTEGSQGRGCDHYGIYHTSPTLGSLVKPVVLWTQQDVCKWLKKHCPHNYLIYVEAFSHHAITGRALLRLNGEKLQRMGIALEAQRQEVLQQVLQLQVREEVRNLQLLSQDCTNTVNRAPLGWAVHRRYET; encoded by the exons ATGAGCTGCGGCCGGCCCAAGGACATGGAAG ccgctgccgccgccaccgcccACTTCAGCTTCTGCCGCAGCCTCCTGGAGCACACGGTGTCGGCCGAAAACCTCAGCTACCGCCTGCAGCGGAACCCGGGCAGCAGCCTCACCTGGCACGACGGCCGGAGCCAGCGCCCCGACGGCGGCCGCACCGTCAAACTCCTGCGCCAGCCGGGCACCGAGGGCTCGCAG GGCCGTGGCTGTGACCACTATGGCATCTACCACACCAGCCCCACGCTGGGCAGCCTGGTCAAGCCGGTGGTGCTCTGGACCCAGCAGGATGTGTGCAAATGGCTGAAGAAACACTGCCCACACAACTATCTCATCTACGTCGAGGCTTTCTCCCACCACGCCATCACAG GCCGGGCGCTGCTGCGGCTGAACGGGGAGAAGCTGCAGCGCATGGGGATCGCGCTGGAGGCGCAGCGGCAGGAGGTCCTGCAGCaggtcctgcagctccaggtgcGCGAGGAGGTCCGGaacctgcagctgctcagccaaG ATTGCACCAACACTGTGAACCGAGCTCCGCTGGGATGGGCTGTGCACCGCCGATACGAGACCTGA
- the SAMD10 gene encoding sterile alpha motif domain-containing protein 10 isoform X1 → MQQGRPSLCCVSTIRSSQGPPEPAAAAATAHFSFCRSLLEHTVSAENLSYRLQRNPGSSLTWHDGRSQRPDGGRTVKLLRQPGTEGSQGRGCDHYGIYHTSPTLGSLVKPVVLWTQQDVCKWLKKHCPHNYLIYVEAFSHHAITGRALLRLNGEKLQRMGIALEAQRQEVLQQVLQLQVREEVRNLQLLSQDCTNTVNRAPLGWAVHRRYET, encoded by the exons ATGCAGCAGGGCCGGCCATCCCTCTGCTGCGTCTCCACCATCCGCAGCTCGCAGGGACCACCCGAGCCAG ccgctgccgccgccaccgcccACTTCAGCTTCTGCCGCAGCCTCCTGGAGCACACGGTGTCGGCCGAAAACCTCAGCTACCGCCTGCAGCGGAACCCGGGCAGCAGCCTCACCTGGCACGACGGCCGGAGCCAGCGCCCCGACGGCGGCCGCACCGTCAAACTCCTGCGCCAGCCGGGCACCGAGGGCTCGCAG GGCCGTGGCTGTGACCACTATGGCATCTACCACACCAGCCCCACGCTGGGCAGCCTGGTCAAGCCGGTGGTGCTCTGGACCCAGCAGGATGTGTGCAAATGGCTGAAGAAACACTGCCCACACAACTATCTCATCTACGTCGAGGCTTTCTCCCACCACGCCATCACAG GCCGGGCGCTGCTGCGGCTGAACGGGGAGAAGCTGCAGCGCATGGGGATCGCGCTGGAGGCGCAGCGGCAGGAGGTCCTGCAGCaggtcctgcagctccaggtgcGCGAGGAGGTCCGGaacctgcagctgctcagccaaG ATTGCACCAACACTGTGAACCGAGCTCCGCTGGGATGGGCTGTGCACCGCCGATACGAGACCTGA
- the SAMD10 gene encoding sterile alpha motif domain-containing protein 10 isoform X3, whose protein sequence is MQQGRPSLCCVSTIRSSQGPPEPAAAAATAHFSFCRSLLEHTVSAENLSYRLQRNPGSSLTWHDGRSQRPDGGRTVKLLRQPGTEGSQGRGCDHYGIYHTSPTLGSLVKPVVLWTQQDVCKWLKKHCPHNYLIYVEAFSHHAITGRALLRLNGEKLQRMGIALEAQRQEVLQQVLQLQVREEVRNLQLLSQASFGNVS, encoded by the exons ATGCAGCAGGGCCGGCCATCCCTCTGCTGCGTCTCCACCATCCGCAGCTCGCAGGGACCACCCGAGCCAG ccgctgccgccgccaccgcccACTTCAGCTTCTGCCGCAGCCTCCTGGAGCACACGGTGTCGGCCGAAAACCTCAGCTACCGCCTGCAGCGGAACCCGGGCAGCAGCCTCACCTGGCACGACGGCCGGAGCCAGCGCCCCGACGGCGGCCGCACCGTCAAACTCCTGCGCCAGCCGGGCACCGAGGGCTCGCAG GGCCGTGGCTGTGACCACTATGGCATCTACCACACCAGCCCCACGCTGGGCAGCCTGGTCAAGCCGGTGGTGCTCTGGACCCAGCAGGATGTGTGCAAATGGCTGAAGAAACACTGCCCACACAACTATCTCATCTACGTCGAGGCTTTCTCCCACCACGCCATCACAG GCCGGGCGCTGCTGCGGCTGAACGGGGAGAAGCTGCAGCGCATGGGGATCGCGCTGGAGGCGCAGCGGCAGGAGGTCCTGCAGCaggtcctgcagctccaggtgcGCGAGGAGGTCCGGaacctgcagctgctcagccaaG CTTCTTTTGGAAATGTCTCCTAG